One part of the Salvelinus fontinalis isolate EN_2023a chromosome 4, ASM2944872v1, whole genome shotgun sequence genome encodes these proteins:
- the LOC129854220 gene encoding THAP domain-containing protein 11-like, producing the protein MPGFTCCVPGCYNNSHRDRELRFYTFPKDTTQREIWLKNISRAGVSGCFSTFQPTTGHRVCSVHFPGGRKTYTVRVPTLFPLRGVNERKNRRGRNRKASAAASVTAPSPGSIVITNVVSTAPDAAETAQSDAVTDTAATDGPIVVQIGPDGEYLGPVNPAAQGDGSCFTAVVSSSTDLAGGDDPPADAAAAAQQQTVQYYSVVSNPLDHAYSLTTGTTSAELLRKLNEQRDIIALMEVKMKEMKATIRQLRVTEAKLQEEVRERDRLLSAGAAVKKM; encoded by the coding sequence ATGCCTGGATTCACCTGCTGTGTCCCTGGCTGCTACAACAACTCTCATCGGGACAGAGAGCTGCGGTTCTACACATTTCCAAAGGATACCACGCAAAGGGAAATTTGGCTCAAGAACATCTCCCGGGCCGGGGTGAGCGGTTGTTTTAGTACCTTCCAACCCACTACTGGACACCGCGTCTGTAGCGTACACTTTCCCGGTGGCAGAAAGACCTATACCGTTCGAGTACCGACGCTCTTCCCGCTGAGAGGAGTGAATGAACGCAAGAACCGAAGAGGCAGGAACAGGAAAGCGTCTGCGGCGGCTTCTGTTACAGCCCCCAGTCCAGGTAGTATTGTCATCACAAACGTTGTTTCGACAGCCCCAGATGCCGCTGAGACCGCTCAGAGCGATGCAGTCACCGACACAGCTGCTACTGATGGCCCTATCGTGGTGCAGATCGGCCCGGACGGCGAATACCTCGGACCTGTAAATCCAGCCGCGCAGGGTGACGGGTCCTGTTTTACTGCAGTCGTCTCCAGCTCCACTGACCTGGCTGGGGGCGACGACCCCCCTGCAGACGCCGCGGCCGCTGCCCAGCAGCAGACTGTGCAGTACTACAGCGTTGTAAGCAACCCGCTGGACCACGCGTACTCGCTGACAACCGGGACCACCTCGGCCGAACTACTTCGGAAGCTGAACGAGCAGCGGGACATCATCGCACTCATGGAAGTGAAAATGAAGGAGATGAAGGCAACCATCCGCCAGCTGCGCGTGACCGAGGCCAAGCTACAGGAGGAGGTGCGAGAGCGGGACCGTTTGCTCTCGGCAGGAGCAGCCGTAAAGAAAATGTGA